The proteins below are encoded in one region of Aeromonas jandaei:
- a CDS encoding efflux RND transporter permease subunit, with translation MSSELNGNKERLGPAGRLAALFQGSAITPLLALVGLLLGLFAVLVTPKEEEPQIDVTFADVYIPFPGATPAEVESLVTTPAEQVVSQIKGIDTLYSFSQPDGALLVVVFKVGVSREQAIVDLNNQLDSNRDWLPQGIGVGQPLVKPRGIDDVPIVSLTLWSKDWSKEGSKQLGAPELTRVAHELETELKRIPGTRDIYSLGGQRAMLRVMPDPAALSAHGISWGELNQRLAAANQVGTTQAIEQNNSEIKVQVGQFLQSEQEARELVVGLHDGKPVYLGEVARVSLGQETPTKRSCMGQGQASYPAVTLAIGKQPGQNAVDVAKRVEERVESLQNRLILAGVEVTVTRDYGVTAETKSNTLIGKLIFATTAVVLLVLVSMGWREALVVGVAIVITLALTLFASWAWGFTLNRVSLFALIFSIGILVDDAIVVVENIHRHRGLSRGSLKDLIPGAVDEVGGPTILATLTVIAALLPMAFVSGLMGPYMSPIPINASMGMLISLLVAFIFSPWLASHLLKEEAHGAHGEAKAGLFHRLMTPFLIGDGAKKSRHKLWLAILLLVAGAAAMPMVQWVVLKMLPFDNKSEFQLVLDMPEGATLEQTERTLLAVGRELAKVPEVKDYQIYAGTAAPINFNGLVRHYFIRSGANVGDIQVNLVDKHERHRSSHQIAQSVRAPLQAIASAVGGNLKVVEVPPGPPVWSPIVAEVYGPTQAAREAAARAVQARFVATADLVDVDIYLTDPQPKWRLVIDRSKAALLGVDLGDLVNTLNGGVGYQDASWLQGHGAKYPVPIRIELAPGDKRDLAGVLALKVRSQSGQLIRVSELVSRRDEVAPGYIMHKNMLPMVMVVADMGGHTDSPLYGMFSAGADISLPQYYVQQPDKLGEVALLWDGEWKITYETFRDMGIAYGVGMILIYLLVVAQFRSYLVPLIIMAPIPLTLIGVMPGHALLGAQFTATSMIGMIALAGIIVRNSILLVDFIEQQRASGVVFEQAVIAAAQVRAKPIMLTALAAMIGALFILDDPIFNGLAISLIFGILVSTLLTLVVIPLLYYSLMSRRGVAITANEPGAQ, from the coding sequence ATGAGTAGCGAGCTGAACGGCAACAAGGAGAGGCTGGGGCCTGCCGGTCGTCTGGCTGCGCTGTTTCAGGGCTCGGCCATCACCCCGCTGCTGGCGCTGGTGGGGCTGTTGCTCGGCCTGTTTGCGGTGCTGGTGACCCCCAAGGAGGAGGAGCCGCAGATCGATGTCACCTTCGCCGATGTCTATATCCCCTTCCCGGGAGCCACGCCGGCAGAGGTGGAGTCTCTCGTCACCACCCCTGCCGAGCAGGTGGTCTCCCAGATAAAGGGAATTGATACCCTCTACTCTTTTTCCCAGCCCGATGGCGCCCTGCTGGTGGTGGTGTTCAAGGTGGGGGTGAGCCGCGAGCAGGCCATCGTCGATCTCAACAACCAGCTCGACTCCAACCGAGACTGGTTGCCACAGGGGATCGGAGTCGGTCAGCCACTGGTAAAACCCCGGGGGATCGATGATGTCCCCATCGTGAGTCTGACCTTATGGAGCAAAGATTGGAGCAAAGAGGGGAGCAAGCAACTGGGCGCCCCCGAGCTGACCCGGGTCGCCCATGAGCTGGAGACAGAACTCAAGCGCATTCCCGGTACCCGCGATATCTACAGCCTGGGGGGCCAACGTGCCATGCTGCGGGTGATGCCGGATCCGGCAGCCCTCAGCGCCCATGGCATCAGCTGGGGCGAGCTGAACCAGCGACTTGCGGCCGCCAATCAGGTAGGCACGACACAGGCTATCGAGCAGAACAACAGTGAGATTAAGGTGCAGGTGGGGCAGTTCCTGCAAAGTGAGCAGGAGGCCCGCGAGCTGGTGGTGGGGCTGCACGACGGCAAGCCGGTCTATCTGGGGGAGGTGGCCAGGGTCTCTCTGGGTCAGGAGACTCCGACCAAGCGCAGCTGTATGGGGCAGGGGCAAGCCAGTTATCCGGCGGTGACGCTGGCCATCGGCAAGCAGCCCGGCCAGAACGCGGTTGATGTGGCCAAGCGGGTGGAAGAACGGGTCGAGAGTTTGCAGAACCGGCTCATCCTTGCCGGGGTCGAGGTGACGGTGACTCGGGACTACGGCGTCACCGCCGAGACCAAATCCAACACCCTGATCGGCAAGCTGATTTTTGCCACTACGGCGGTGGTGCTGCTGGTGCTGGTGAGCATGGGTTGGCGCGAGGCGCTGGTGGTGGGCGTTGCTATCGTCATCACCCTGGCGCTGACCCTGTTTGCCAGCTGGGCCTGGGGGTTTACCCTCAACCGGGTATCGCTGTTTGCGCTGATCTTCTCCATCGGCATTCTGGTGGATGACGCCATCGTGGTGGTGGAGAACATCCACCGCCATCGCGGTTTGAGCAGGGGGTCGCTCAAGGATCTGATTCCGGGGGCGGTGGACGAGGTGGGCGGGCCGACCATACTGGCGACCCTGACTGTCATCGCGGCCCTGCTGCCGATGGCCTTTGTCAGTGGCCTGATGGGCCCCTACATGAGCCCCATCCCCATCAATGCCAGCATGGGGATGCTTATCTCCCTGCTGGTGGCCTTTATCTTCTCACCCTGGCTGGCGAGCCATTTGCTCAAGGAGGAGGCGCACGGTGCCCACGGCGAGGCCAAGGCTGGTCTTTTTCACCGGCTGATGACTCCTTTCCTGATCGGTGACGGCGCCAAGAAATCCAGACACAAGCTCTGGTTGGCTATCCTGCTGCTGGTTGCGGGAGCCGCCGCCATGCCCATGGTGCAGTGGGTGGTGCTCAAGATGCTCCCCTTCGACAACAAATCGGAATTTCAGCTGGTGCTCGATATGCCGGAGGGGGCGACCCTGGAGCAGACCGAGCGCACCCTGCTGGCGGTCGGACGGGAGCTTGCCAAGGTGCCCGAGGTGAAGGATTACCAGATCTACGCCGGCACCGCTGCTCCCATCAATTTCAACGGGCTGGTGCGTCACTACTTCATTCGCAGCGGCGCCAACGTGGGGGATATTCAGGTCAATCTGGTAGACAAGCATGAGCGCCATCGCAGCAGCCACCAGATTGCCCAGTCGGTCCGGGCCCCACTGCAGGCCATCGCCAGCGCGGTGGGAGGCAATCTCAAGGTGGTAGAAGTGCCGCCCGGCCCGCCGGTCTGGTCCCCCATAGTCGCGGAAGTGTATGGCCCGACTCAGGCCGCCCGCGAAGCGGCGGCGCGCGCCGTACAGGCCCGTTTTGTGGCCACAGCGGATCTGGTGGACGTGGATATCTATCTGACCGACCCGCAGCCCAAGTGGCGGCTGGTGATCGATCGCAGCAAGGCGGCCCTGCTCGGGGTCGATCTCGGGGATCTGGTGAACACCCTCAATGGCGGGGTGGGTTATCAGGATGCCAGCTGGCTGCAGGGGCACGGCGCCAAGTATCCGGTGCCGATCCGCATCGAACTCGCCCCCGGTGACAAACGGGATCTGGCGGGCGTACTGGCCCTCAAGGTGCGCAGCCAGAGCGGCCAGCTCATCCGGGTATCCGAGCTGGTGAGCCGCCGTGATGAGGTGGCCCCCGGGTATATCATGCACAAGAACATGCTGCCCATGGTGATGGTGGTAGCCGACATGGGGGGCCATACCGACAGCCCGCTCTACGGCATGTTTAGCGCTGGTGCCGACATCTCGCTGCCCCAGTATTACGTGCAGCAGCCCGACAAGCTGGGAGAGGTGGCGCTGTTGTGGGACGGGGAGTGGAAGATCACTTACGAGACCTTCCGCGATATGGGCATCGCATATGGGGTGGGGATGATCCTCATCTACCTGCTGGTGGTGGCCCAGTTCCGCTCCTATCTGGTGCCGCTCATCATCATGGCCCCCATTCCGCTCACCCTCATCGGGGTGATGCCGGGCCACGCCCTGCTGGGGGCCCAGTTTACCGCCACCTCGATGATCGGGATGATTGCGCTCGCCGGGATCATCGTACGCAACAGCATCCTGCTGGTGGACTTTATCGAGCAGCAGCGGGCGAGTGGCGTGGTGTTCGAACAGGCAGTGATTGCGGCGGCGCAGGTGCGGGCCAAACCCATTATGCTGACCGCGTTGGCGGCGATGATCGGGGCCCTGTTCATCCTCGATGATCCCATCTTCAACGGGCTGGCCATCAGCCTGATTTTCGGGATCCTGGTCTCCACTTTGCTCACCCTGGTGGTGATCCCGCTGCTCTACTACAGCCTGATGTCGCGCCGTGGGGTCGCGATCACGGCAAACGAGCCGGGCGCACAATGA
- a CDS encoding lipoate--protein ligase A, with protein sequence MSRLRLLVSDSHDPLFNLAVEECIFRQMDPRQRVLFLWRNANTVVIGRAQNPWKECNTRRMEEDGVTLARRSSGGGAVFHDLGNSCFTFMAGKPEYDKSVSTAIVLDGLKGLGIEAFASGRNDLLVATPDGERKVSGSAYRETLDRGFHHGTLLLDADLGRLANYLNPDPKKLAAKGITSVRSRVANLCELLPGIDHQQVSEALQEAFFHHYGARVEPEHISPEQMPDLPGFAETFARQRSWEWNYGHAPAFSHLLEERFSWGGVELHFDVEKGVITRAQLFSDTLEPAPFDLLAAELAGCGYRPDAVAARLQPWLAAFPQQQSELAEFARWLLASLR encoded by the coding sequence ATGTCCCGTTTGCGTCTGCTTGTCTCCGACTCTCACGATCCCCTCTTCAACCTCGCCGTCGAGGAGTGCATCTTCCGCCAGATGGATCCCCGTCAACGGGTGCTGTTCCTCTGGCGCAACGCCAATACCGTGGTGATTGGCCGTGCCCAGAACCCGTGGAAGGAGTGCAACACTCGCCGCATGGAAGAGGACGGAGTGACGCTGGCGCGCCGCAGCAGCGGTGGTGGCGCCGTGTTTCACGACCTTGGCAACAGTTGCTTCACCTTCATGGCGGGCAAGCCGGAGTATGACAAGAGCGTCTCCACCGCCATCGTGCTGGACGGGCTCAAGGGATTGGGGATCGAGGCGTTTGCCTCCGGTCGCAACGATCTGCTGGTGGCGACTCCGGACGGGGAGCGCAAGGTATCGGGGTCGGCCTATCGGGAGACTCTGGATCGCGGTTTTCACCACGGCACCCTACTGCTGGACGCCGATCTCGGCCGCCTTGCCAACTACCTCAACCCCGACCCCAAGAAGCTGGCGGCCAAGGGGATCACCTCGGTGCGCAGCCGGGTGGCCAACCTGTGCGAACTGCTGCCGGGGATCGACCATCAACAGGTGAGCGAGGCGCTGCAGGAAGCCTTCTTCCACCATTACGGTGCGCGAGTTGAGCCCGAGCATATCTCCCCCGAGCAGATGCCGGATCTGCCGGGCTTTGCCGAGACCTTCGCCCGTCAGCGCAGTTGGGAGTGGAACTATGGTCATGCCCCGGCGTTCAGCCATCTGCTGGAGGAGCGGTTCAGCTGGGGCGGGGTGGAGCTGCACTTTGATGTGGAAAAAGGGGTCATCACCCGGGCGCAGCTCTTCAGCGATACTCTGGAGCCGGCCCCCTTTGATCTGCTGGCGGCCGAACTGGCGGGTTGCGGCTATCGACCGGACGCTGTCGCCGCGCGTCTGCAGCCCTGGTTGGCGGCCTTCCCGCAGCAGCAGAGCGAGCTGGCGGAGTTTGCCCGGTGGCTGTTGGCCTCCCTGCGCTGA
- a CDS encoding diguanylate cyclase domain-containing protein: MTELEPSPRCTLWFLPMLASWMFSALASVPLKAEEQVTLQLSWQHQFQFAGYYAAIAKGYYREAGLNVTLREATPRTDVVKAVTNGQAQFGISGSDLLLARAAGKPVVVLAAMLQHSPLLLLTLDRPDIRNAADLAGKRLMLEPGSGELLTYLSKHIPARTWQIHPYDNGVEALLSGKVDAISAYSTTEPFYLQQKEIPYRVFSPRSANNDFYADNLFTSERELATRPGRVFAFRQASLRGWRYAMDNPEEMIDWIMEHYPSGAGREQLTFEARETRSLMQPDFVEPGYMQPERWQQIANIYREAGLLASDISLDRFLYNPAQERLRQQRQLLDKSVAIAMLITFTLLILLGIFLHLYLRLRQESRDRQRLTRELAQSEQHYRFVAENSADVIWTMDTASLRFRYISPAIQPLSGYNASELFALPFKKLLPDAARIKLKEEITATLAAWYRGEHEQTRSVIRTDLRHKDGHLVATETITTLHGNEQGEPEAILGVTRDITERAAREEMMRRLAFYDPLTGLPNRRLLQQRLKEALEHNADQPLALMFIDLDHFKPINDTFGHETGDVLLNMVAKRMRYCVREHDLVARLGGDEFVILLPDTSDEALTIADHLHHSLRHPFRMSDEQELRISSSIGIALYPEHGEDAKTLMHHADQAMYQAKNRGRGRVCLYTAGLDPAQGSLVWQGSHECGHPRIDAEHRQLFVLTNRLLERMKDHEAHPALYLESLENLFEMAHHHFTFEESLLAELDYPELETHRQDHQQLLQKASQLMTAARAGTLGNDELLNFIIQELVVGHMSQADRRYFPLLKGR; encoded by the coding sequence ATGACGGAGCTCGAACCCTCCCCACGCTGTACGCTCTGGTTCCTGCCCATGCTGGCCAGCTGGATGTTCTCTGCGCTTGCAAGCGTGCCACTGAAGGCCGAAGAGCAAGTCACACTCCAGCTCTCCTGGCAGCATCAGTTCCAGTTTGCCGGTTACTACGCTGCCATTGCCAAGGGCTACTACCGTGAAGCCGGGCTCAACGTCACCCTGCGCGAAGCCACGCCCCGCACCGATGTGGTCAAAGCAGTGACCAATGGCCAGGCGCAGTTTGGCATCAGCGGCAGCGACTTGCTGCTGGCCCGCGCCGCCGGCAAGCCGGTGGTGGTGCTGGCAGCCATGTTGCAGCACTCTCCCCTGCTGCTGCTGACGCTCGATCGACCCGATATCCGCAATGCCGCCGATCTCGCCGGCAAGCGGCTGATGCTGGAACCCGGCTCCGGCGAGCTGCTCACCTATCTCAGCAAACATATTCCCGCCCGGACGTGGCAGATCCACCCCTACGACAACGGCGTCGAAGCGCTGCTCTCAGGCAAGGTGGATGCCATCAGCGCCTACAGCACCACGGAGCCCTTCTACCTGCAGCAAAAGGAGATCCCCTATCGGGTCTTCAGTCCCCGCAGCGCCAACAACGACTTTTACGCCGACAACCTATTTACCTCCGAGCGGGAGCTGGCGACCCGCCCCGGCCGGGTCTTTGCCTTTCGTCAGGCGAGCCTGCGCGGCTGGCGCTATGCCATGGATAATCCGGAGGAGATGATCGACTGGATCATGGAGCACTACCCTAGCGGGGCCGGACGGGAGCAACTCACCTTTGAAGCGCGCGAGACCCGCTCGCTGATGCAGCCCGACTTTGTCGAGCCGGGATACATGCAGCCGGAGCGCTGGCAGCAGATCGCCAATATCTATCGGGAGGCGGGCCTGCTCGCCTCCGACATCAGCCTCGATCGCTTTCTCTATAATCCAGCCCAGGAGCGGCTGCGCCAGCAGCGGCAACTGCTCGACAAGAGCGTGGCCATCGCCATGCTGATCACCTTTACCCTGCTAATCCTGCTCGGCATCTTCCTCCACCTCTACCTGCGTCTGCGTCAGGAGTCGCGCGACCGCCAGCGCCTCACCCGCGAGCTGGCCCAGAGCGAGCAGCACTACCGCTTCGTGGCGGAGAACAGCGCCGACGTGATCTGGACCATGGATACCGCCAGCCTGCGCTTTCGCTACATCAGCCCGGCCATCCAGCCGCTGAGCGGTTACAACGCGAGCGAGCTGTTCGCCCTGCCGTTCAAGAAGCTGCTGCCCGATGCCGCGCGCATAAAACTCAAGGAGGAGATCACCGCCACCCTCGCCGCCTGGTATCGCGGTGAACATGAGCAGACCCGCAGCGTCATTCGCACCGATCTGCGCCACAAGGATGGCCATCTGGTAGCCACCGAGACCATCACCACCCTGCACGGCAACGAGCAGGGGGAGCCGGAAGCCATTCTGGGGGTAACCCGCGACATCACCGAGCGGGCGGCCCGCGAGGAGATGATGCGCCGCCTCGCCTTCTACGATCCCCTGACCGGTCTGCCCAACCGCCGTCTGCTGCAGCAACGGCTGAAAGAGGCGCTGGAGCACAACGCCGACCAACCATTGGCACTGATGTTCATCGATCTCGATCACTTCAAGCCGATCAACGACACCTTCGGCCACGAGACCGGCGATGTGCTGCTCAATATGGTGGCCAAGCGGATGCGCTACTGCGTGCGGGAACATGATCTGGTGGCACGCCTTGGCGGCGACGAATTTGTTATCCTGCTGCCCGACACCAGCGACGAGGCGCTGACCATCGCCGACCACCTCCATCACAGCCTGCGTCACCCGTTCAGGATGAGCGACGAGCAGGAGCTGCGCATCTCCAGCAGTATCGGGATTGCTCTCTATCCGGAGCACGGCGAGGATGCAAAAACCCTGATGCACCACGCGGATCAGGCGATGTATCAGGCGAAAAACCGTGGCCGTGGCCGGGTCTGTCTCTATACCGCCGGGCTCGATCCCGCGCAGGGCTCGCTGGTGTGGCAAGGCAGCCACGAGTGCGGCCATCCCCGCATTGATGCCGAACATCGCCAGCTCTTTGTGCTCACCAACCGGCTGCTGGAGCGGATGAAGGATCACGAGGCCCATCCCGCCCTCTATCTGGAGAGTCTGGAGAACCTGTTCGAGATGGCGCACCACCACTTCACCTTCGAGGAGAGCCTGCTGGCCGAGCTCGATTACCCCGAGCTCGAGACCCACCGTCAGGACCATCAGCAACTGCTGCAAAAAGCCAGCCAGCTGATGACCGCCGCCCGCGCAGGCACCCTCGGCAACGACGAGTTGCTCAACTTCATCATTCAGGAGCTGGTTGTCGGCCATATGAGTCAGGCTGACCGACGCTACTTCCCGCTGCTGAAGGGACGCTGA
- a CDS encoding YeeE/YedE family protein — translation MKLLTSLFAGLLFGLGMAISGMVDPARVTGFLDLAGAWDPSLAFVMGGALLVFMPGYFLLVKPRRQSVLGEPIAAVPAPKLDRNLVGGAALFGIGWGLVGICPGPALSLISSGQPMILLFIAAMVAGILLVDRVLVKVREKLCHPRSA, via the coding sequence ATGAAATTGCTGACAAGTTTGTTTGCGGGCCTGCTGTTTGGACTGGGTATGGCCATCTCCGGCATGGTGGATCCCGCCCGGGTCACCGGTTTTCTCGATCTGGCTGGGGCCTGGGATCCCAGCCTCGCCTTCGTGATGGGGGGGGCTCTGCTGGTCTTTATGCCGGGTTACTTCCTGCTGGTGAAACCCCGCCGCCAGAGTGTGCTGGGCGAGCCCATCGCGGCCGTACCTGCCCCAAAGCTGGATCGCAATCTGGTCGGTGGTGCTGCGCTGTTCGGTATCGGTTGGGGATTGGTGGGTATCTGCCCGGGGCCAGCCTTGAGTCTCATTTCCAGTGGTCAGCCCATGATACTGTTGTTTATTGCGGCGATGGTGGCCGGGATTTTGCTTGTTGATCGGGTCTTGGTAAAGGTGCGGGAGAAGCTCTGCCACCCCCGCTCTGCCTGA
- a CDS encoding ArsR/SmtB family transcription factor yields MSQFDEMNRHATAAASLLKALAHPERLMVLCQLVEGEKGVGELLAHSQLGQSAFSQQLSVLKRYGLIRSRKVSQQIYYSLVSEVAADVLTALQTHFCHSENKES; encoded by the coding sequence ATGAGCCAATTCGACGAGATGAACAGACATGCGACAGCTGCCGCCTCCCTGCTCAAGGCGTTGGCTCATCCCGAACGCCTGATGGTGCTCTGCCAGCTGGTGGAGGGGGAGAAGGGGGTCGGGGAGCTGCTGGCCCATAGCCAGCTGGGGCAGTCGGCCTTCTCCCAGCAACTTTCGGTATTGAAGCGCTACGGCCTGATCCGTTCGCGCAAGGTCTCCCAGCAGATCTACTACTCGCTGGTGAGCGAGGTGGCCGCCGATGTGCTGACGGCGCTGCAAACCCATTTTTGTCACTCAGAAAATAAGGAATCTTGA
- a CDS encoding efflux RND transporter periplasmic adaptor subunit, with protein sequence MEQIRLLGAAMLAVTSALVSPMTWSAEANGDATLTLVPHQVTDWLTLDGTVSAINQGTVAAQTSGRVSRMLVDVNDQVQAGQPLLEISGKEQFAAVSGAEARLARAKAQQVEAERQLARFQALIAKGVITRAQLDRAQATDRAARAEVNAADAALTQAREAYGYTRILAPYAGVVTKRLVELGETVAPGTPLLSGFSLDTLRVEVELPQSALTLAREPADVQVLLPDGKSVTPVKLTRFNYADSQSHAFRLRLDLPPQTTGVLPGMWLKVQLKQGERQVLQVPDRALLRQGEFNGVYLQQPAGWALTPVRVGHCFEGQCEILAGLQAGDKLASDGWAQQQEVAHE encoded by the coding sequence ATGGAACAGATCCGCTTGTTGGGGGCCGCCATGCTGGCCGTGACCTCCGCTCTTGTCTCTCCGATGACATGGTCTGCCGAGGCGAATGGTGATGCCACCCTGACTCTGGTTCCCCATCAGGTGACCGACTGGCTGACGCTGGATGGCACTGTCAGTGCCATCAATCAGGGGACGGTGGCAGCCCAGACCAGCGGCCGGGTCTCCCGCATGCTGGTGGATGTGAACGATCAGGTGCAGGCGGGACAGCCGCTGCTCGAGATCAGCGGCAAGGAGCAGTTTGCCGCCGTTTCTGGTGCCGAGGCGCGGCTTGCCAGAGCCAAGGCCCAGCAGGTAGAGGCAGAGCGCCAGCTTGCCCGCTTTCAGGCGCTGATTGCCAAGGGGGTGATCACCCGCGCCCAGCTCGACAGAGCCCAGGCGACTGATCGCGCCGCCCGCGCCGAGGTCAATGCGGCCGATGCGGCCCTCACTCAGGCCCGCGAGGCTTACGGTTATACCCGCATTCTGGCTCCCTACGCCGGGGTGGTGACCAAGCGGTTGGTGGAGCTGGGGGAGACAGTTGCCCCCGGCACCCCTCTGCTCTCCGGCTTCTCCCTAGATACACTGCGGGTGGAGGTGGAGTTACCCCAATCCGCCCTGACGCTTGCTCGTGAGCCTGCGGATGTGCAGGTGCTGCTGCCGGATGGCAAGTCTGTTACCCCGGTCAAACTGACCCGCTTCAACTATGCCGACAGCCAGAGTCACGCCTTCAGGTTGCGCCTCGACTTGCCGCCGCAAACCACCGGGGTATTGCCCGGCATGTGGCTCAAGGTGCAGCTCAAGCAGGGTGAGCGTCAGGTGTTGCAAGTGCCGGATCGCGCTCTGCTGCGGCAAGGGGAGTTCAACGGCGTCTATCTGCAGCAACCCGCTGGCTGGGCTCTGACGCCGGTGCGGGTCGGCCATTGCTTTGAAGGGCAGTGCGAGATCCTGGCCGGTCTGCAAGCCGGTGACAAGCTGGCCTCCGATGGTTGGGCGCAGCAGCAGGAGGTGGCCCATGAGTAG
- a CDS encoding YeeE/YedE family protein, giving the protein MMESQWLLSLGGGMLAGLSALILMLFNGRVAGISGILAGALQHRAPWRVLFLLGLGAGAWLALTLGWASMPAFTTLPGWPVVLLAGLLVGIGTRVGNGCTSGHGICGMGRLSLRSIVATLTFMAAGFITVFVTHHLS; this is encoded by the coding sequence ATGATGGAAAGCCAATGGCTGCTCTCTTTGGGCGGCGGCATGCTGGCAGGGCTGTCGGCCCTGATCCTGATGTTGTTCAACGGCCGGGTGGCCGGGATCAGCGGTATTCTGGCCGGTGCGCTGCAACACCGTGCGCCTTGGCGGGTGCTGTTTCTGCTGGGGCTGGGGGCGGGCGCTTGGTTAGCGCTGACTCTGGGTTGGGCCAGCATGCCTGCATTCACTACCTTGCCCGGTTGGCCGGTTGTGCTGCTGGCCGGTCTGCTGGTTGGCATCGGTACCCGTGTCGGCAATGGCTGCACCAGTGGCCACGGCATCTGCGGCATGGGGCGGCTCTCCCTGCGCTCCATCGTCGCCACCCTGACCTTTATGGCTGCTGGCTTTATCACCGTCTTCGTCACTCATCATCTGTCGTAA